One genomic window of Augochlora pura isolate Apur16 chromosome 5, APUR_v2.2.1, whole genome shotgun sequence includes the following:
- the Nompc gene encoding no mechanoreceptor potential C isoform X5, which translates to MSSNSKKPSAGKDEKKSPSSKEESPVTAKDDAAGSSSAGSAGGAASAEGTQPGSKPGSAGATAREAAQKLLGLTARGEWAPVDQLLKSLEKTVQNAGEDGTLSPLAGVTDPATGMTPLMCAVKDNRSGLLDRMIELGADVGARNNDNYNALHIAAMYSREDVVKLLLSKRGVDPYATGGPRQQTAVHLVASRQTGTATSILRALLAAAGRDIRLKVDGKGKIPLLLAVEAGNQSMCRELLAQQAPDQLRATTPTGDSALHLAARRRDIDMVRILVDYGATVDMQNGDGQTALHIASAEGDETLVKYFYGVRASASITDHQDRTPMHLAAEYGHASIIELLADKFKASIFERTKDGSTLMHIASLNGHSECATMLFKKGVYLHMPNKRGARSIHTAAKYGHVGIISTLLQRGEKVDATTNDNYTALHIAVENAKPAVVETLLGYGAEVHVRGGKMRETPLHIAARVPDGDRCALMLLKSGAGPNLTTDDGQTPVHVAASHGNLATLLLLLENGGDPMYKSKNGETPLHLACRGCKADVVRHLIQFVKEKKGPEIATAYVNSVTNEGASALHYAAQIEPSEVKTPGDDRAVVRALLEGGADVSLQTKQAQESAFHHCALAGNNEVLSEMISGMSATEVQKALNRQSAVGWTPLLIAAHRGHMELVTNLLANHARVDVFDLEGRSALHLAAEHGYLQVCDALLANKAFINSKSRVGRTALHLAAMNGYSHLVKFLIQDHGAAIDVLTLRKQTPLHLAAGAGQLEVCKLLLELGASIDATDDQGQKPIHAAAMNNYAEVAQLFLQRHPSLVMACTKDGNTCAHIAAMQGSVRVIEELMKFDRQGVISARNKLTEATPLQLAAEGGHAEVVKALVRAGASCADENRAGFTAVHLAAQHGHGQVLEVMRSSTSLRISSKKLGVTALHVAAYFGQADTVRELLTHVPGTVKSDPPTGGTLVGELGTESGMTPLHLAAYSGNENVVRLLLNSAGVQVEAATTENGFNPLHLACFGGHITVVGLLLSRSAELLHSSDRYGKTGLHIAATHGHYQMVEVLLGQGAEINATDKNGWTPLHCAARAGYLDVVKLLVESGASPKSETNLGSAPIWFAASEGHNDVLKYLMEKEHDTYALMDDKRFVYNMMVCSKSNNNRPIEEFVLVSPAPVDTAAKLSNIYMKLSEKEKERAKDLIAAGKQCEAMATELLALAAGADSAGRILTSMDRRNVEFLDVLIENEQKEVIAHTVVQRYLQELWQGSLNWNAFRTILLFIAFLVCPPVWVVFALPLGHKYNNVPIIKFMSYLTSHIYLMVFLLLVGIIPIYPVVRASLLPYWYEWCLLVMLSGLLLFELTNPSDKSGLGWIKLAVLLFGIFGVAFHLMGFVIVQRPYWPTLLYLRNQLFALSFLLACVQILDFLSFHHLFGPWAIIIGNLMKDLARFLAVLAIFVFGFSMHFVALNQAFKNQSIQDARNEDKKKKGAFYDVKVNPIDITENLFFAIFGQKDTDDFTMSLKRKLQPSWTIYLFKVSFSLYMLVSVIVLINLLIAMMSDTYQNIQSQSDIEWKYGLSKLIRKMQKTKTAPSPLNLFSSWITYIVRFCTAQRRRERKTGAMRLFTSHPFLQVWKMLIR; encoded by the exons ATGAGCAGTAACAGCAAGAAGCCGTCGGCCGGCAAGGACGAAAAGAAGAGTCCGTCGAGCAAAGAGGAGAGCCCCGTGACAGCGAAGGATGACGCCGCAGGATCGTCCTCCGCAGGGAGCGCCGGAGGAGCAGCGAGCGCGGAGGGAACGCAGCCGGGAAGCAAGCCAGGATCGGCCGGGGCTACCGCCAGAGAGGCAGCGCAAAAGCTTCTCGGGCTTACCGCGCGCGGAGAATGGGCACCGGTGGACCAGCTCCTCAAATCTCTGGAGAAGACGGTGCAGAACGCTGGGGAGGATGGCACGCTGTCTCCTCTCGCCGGCGTCACCGACCCG GCAACGGGCATGACGCCGCTGATGTGCGCCGTCAAAGACAATCGCTCCGGCCTGCTCGACAGGATGATAGAGCTGGGAGCGGACGTGGGCGCCAGGAACAAC GACAATTACAATGCTCTGCACATCGCCGCCATGTACTCCAGGGAGGACGTCGTCAAGCTGCTGCTGTCGAAGAGGGGCGTCGATCCCTACGCCACCGGCGGG CCAAGACAGCAGACCGCGGTGCACCTGGTGGCTTCGAGGCAAACGGGGACCGCGACTTCGATCCTCAGAGCGCTATTGGCCGCCGCCGGACGGGACATCAGGCTGAAAGTCGACGGG AAAGGGAAGATCCCGCTGTTGTTGGCGGTGGAAGCTGGTAATCAGTCGATGTGTCGAGAGCTGCTGGCACAACAGGCGCCGGATCAGCTTCGTGCCACCACGCCAACCGGGGACTCGGCTCTTCACCTAGCGGCCAGGAGAAGGGACATCGACATGGTGCGGATACTGGTCGACTACGGGGCGACGGTGGACATGCAAAAC GGCGACGGGCAAACGGCGCTGCACATCGCTAGCGCGGAGGGCGACGAGACCCTTGTCAAATATTTCTACGGGGTGAGAGCGTCCGCCTCTATCACCGACCACCAGGATCGCACTCCCATGCACCTGGCGGCCGAGTACGGGCACGCGTCCATAATTGAATTGCTGGCTGACAAGTTCAAAGCCAGCATATTCGAGAGGACGAAGGACGGGTCCACGCTGATGCACATCGCCTCGTTGAACGGCCACTCGGAGTGCGCGACGATGCTCTTCAAGAAGGGCGTCTACTTGCATATGCCGAACAAGAGGGGCGCCAGGTCGATTCACACGGCCGCCAAGTACGGGCATGTCGGCATCATAAGCACCCTGCTTCAGCGTGGTGAGAAG GTGGACGCAACAACCAACGACAACTACACGGCCCTGCACATAGCGGTGGAGAACGCCAAACCGGCGGTGGTGGAAACGCTGTTGGGCTACGGAGCAGAGGTGCACGTTAGGGGTGGAAAGATGCGAGAGACTCCTCTGCACATAGCAGCAAGGGTGCCCGACGGCGACAGATGCGCGTTGATGTTGCTGAAGTCCGGAGCAGGTCCGAATCTAACGACGGACGACGGCCAGACACCGGTGCACGTAGCGGCGAGCCACGGGAACCTGGCTacgttgctgctgctgctggagAATGGCGGGGATCCGATGTACAAGTCCAAG AACGGAGAGACGCCGCTGCACTTGGCCTGCAGGGGCTGCAAGGCCGACGTGGTGCGGCACTTGATCCAGTTCGTGAAGGAGAAGAAGGGCCCGGAAATAGCCACCGCCTACGTCAACAGCGTGACGAACGAGGGGGCGAGCGCTCTACATTACGCCGCTCAGATCGAGCCGTCGGAAGTGAAGACACCCGGGGACGACCGAGCAGTGGTTCGTGCCCTGCTCGAGGGCGGGGCGGACGTGTCCCTGCAAACGAAGCAGGCACAGGAGTCGGCGTTCCATCATTGCGCGCTGGCCGGCAACAACGAGGTGCTGTCCGAGATGATAAGTGGCATGTCGGCCACCGAGGTGCAGAAGGCCTTGAACAGGCAGAGCGCGGTTGGCTGGACGCCTTTGCTGATCGCGGCGCACAGAGGACACATGGAGCTCGTGACGAATCTGCTGGCGAACCACGCCAGGGTGGACGTGTTCGATCTTGAAGGCAGATCGGCCCTTCACCTGGCCGCGGAACACGGCTACCTGCAGGTCTGCGACGCTTTGCTGGCCAACAAGGCGTTCATCAACTCGAAGTCCAGGGTCGGAAGAACCGCGTTGCACTTGGCAGCGATGAACGGGTACTCGCATCTGGTCAAGTTCCTCATACAGGATCACGGAGCCGCTATAGACGTCCTCACCCTGCGGAAGCAGACTCCTCTACATCTGGCAGCGGGCGCAGGCCAGTTAGAAGTCTGCAAGCTTCTGTTGGAGCTGGGAGCCAGCATCGACGCAACGGATGATCAAGGACAGAAACCCATCCACGCTGCAGCGATGAACAATTACGCCGAAGTGGCACAGCTGTTTTTACAAAGGCATCCGAGTCTGGTGATGGCTTGCACCAAGGACGGCAACACTTGCGCGCATATTGCGGCGATGCAGGGCAGCGTGCGCGTGATAGAGGAGCTGATGAAGTTCGATCGCCAGGGGGTGATCTCCGCGAGGAACAAGCTGACGGAGGCTACGCCGCTTCAACTGGCTGCCGAAGGTGGACACGCGGAGGTCGTCAAGGCTTTGGTAAGAGCCGGCGCGTCCTGTGCCGATGAGAATCGTGCCGGGTTCACCGCGGTGCATCTAGCGGCGCAGCACGGGCACGGTCAAGTCCTTGAAGTGATGAGGTCATCCACCTCCCTGCGAATATCTAGCAAGAAACTAGGCGTCACTGCTCTCCACGTTGCCGCCTACTTTGGCCAAGCTG ATACCGTGCGCGAGTTGCTGACCCACGTGCCAGGCACGGTCAAGTCCGATCCTCCGACGGGTGGTACCCTGGTCGGTGAGCTGGGTACAGAGTCCGGGATGACACCGTTGCACCTGGCCGCATATTCGGGCAACGAGAACGTGGTGCGACTGCTGCTGAACTCTGCCGGTGTCCAG GTCGAAGCAGCCACCACGGAGAACGGCTTCAACCCCCTGCACTTGGCCTGCTTCGGAGGACACATCACGGTGGTGGGTCTGCTGTTGAGCAGGTCCGCGGAGCTGCTGCACAGCTCGGATCGGTACGGGAAGACCGGGCTGCACATCGCGGCGACTCACGGCCATTATCAGATGGTGGAGGTGCTGTTGGGTCAGGGCGCGGAGATAAACGCGACGGACAAAAACGGGTGGACGCCTCTGCATTGCGCGGCTCGCGCCGGCTACCTGGACGTCGTGAAATTGCTGGTGGAAAGCGGAGCCTCGCCGAAAAGCGAGACGAACTTGGGCAGCGCGCCGATATGGTTCGCCGCCTCGGAGGGCCACAACGACGTGCTCAAGTACTTGATGGAGAAGGAGCACGATACCTACGCTCTGATGGACGATAAGAGG TTCGTCTATAACATGATGGTCTGCAGTAAGAGCAACAACAACAGGCCGATCGAGGAGTTCGTGCTGGTGTCACCGGCACCGGTAGACACGGCCGCCAAGCTGTCTAACATCTACATGAAACTGtcggagaaggagaaggagagagcgAAGGACTTGATCGCGGCCGGCAAGCAGTGCGAGGCGATGGCCACGGAGCTGCTGGCCCTAGCGGCCGGCGCCGACTCGGCTGGTAGGATCCTGACGTCCATGGACCGTAGGAACGTGGAATTCCTGGACGTTCTGATCGAGAACGAGCAGAAGGAGGTGATCGCGCACACGGTGGTGCAGAGGTATCTCCAGGAGCTCTGGCAAGGCAGCCTGAACTGGAACGCGTTCAGAACGATCCTCTTGTTCATCGCGTTCCTCGTCTGCCCGCCCGTATGGGTGGTGTTCGCTCTTCCGCTCGGGCACAAGTACAACAACGTTCCCATCATCAAGTTCATGTCGTACCTCACGTCCCACATCTATCTGATGGTCTTCCTTTTGCTGGTCGGCATTATTCCTATCTACCCGGTGGTCAGGGCGAGCCTGTTGCCCTACTGGTACGAATGGTGTCTGCTGGTGATGCTGTCCGGGTTGCTGCTGTTCGAGCTGACCAACCCGAGCGACAAAAGCGGCCTGGGCTGGATCAAGCTGGCGGTGTTGCTGTTCGGTATCTTCGGGGTCGCTTTTCACTTGATGGGCTTCGTGATCGTCCAACGACCCTACTGGCCCACACTGCTGTACCTCAGAAACCAATTGTTCGCCCTGAGCTTCCTGCTGGCCTGCGTACAGATCCTCGACTTTCTGTCGTTCCACCATCTGTTCGGCCCGTGGGCGATCATTATCGGGAACCTGATGAAGGATCTCGCGAGGTTCCTCGCGGTCCTGGCCATCTTCGTGTTCGGCTTCTCGATGCATTTCGTGGCGTTGAACCAGGCGTTCAAGAACCAATCGATCCAGGACGCCCGTAACGAggacaagaagaagaagggcgCCTTCTACGACG